CGACCTGCGCATGCTGGCCTCCATTCTGGAAATCGCCAGCGAACTGGAGCGCATGGGTGACTACGCGAAGGGCATCGCCAAAATCAACATCCTCATGGGCGACCAACCCCTGCTCAAGCCCCTCATCGACCTCCCCCGCATGGTCGAAATCGCCACCTCCATGCTGCACCGAGCGTTGACCGCCTTCGTCAAGGGCGATGTCCAGGCCGCCCGGACCATCCCCGACGAAGACGATGAGGTCGACGCCCTCTACAACCAGATCTACCGCGAATTGATCACCTTCATGATCCAGAACCCCAAAACCATCGACCAGGCCAACTACCTGCTGTGGGCGGCCCACAATGTGGAGCGCATGGCCGACCGCGTCACCAACATCTGTGAGCGCACCATCTTCACCGTGACCGGGGAGTTGCTGGAACTAGATGTGAGCAACGACGAAATGGAAACCCCGCGAGACGGGTCATGACGCGGCGCAAAGTGCTCTTTCTCTGCACGGGCAACTCCTGTCGCAGCCAGATGGCCGAGGCCCTGACCAACG
The Anaerolineae bacterium DNA segment above includes these coding regions:
- the phoU gene encoding phosphate signaling complex protein PhoU; the protein is MIRKALEEKIRKLQDDILVLGSMVEQAMRDALEALKQRDIEASRRIYHADAEINAKRFAIEHETLVAIATQQPMAHDLRMLASILEIASELERMGDYAKGIAKINILMGDQPLLKPLIDLPRMVEIATSMLHRALTAFVKGDVQAARTIPDEDDEVDALYNQIYRELITFMIQNPKTIDQANYLLWAAHNVERMADRVTNICERTIFTVTGELLELDVSNDEMETPRDGS